The nucleotide sequence CTTTTCGTAACCAATTTCATCTGGGCTCAATTTTGAAATACGGTCTTTTACTCTACCATCAGGATCCTCAATTGTTCTTGAACGAACATCCATCATACTTCCAGGTTGGAAAGCATTCAAGAATAAGTGATAATACACTTTTGTTAGTGTATCAGGAGAGTTGTTATAATAATCTATTTTCTGTGTTCCTTGGAATCGGTTAGTGTTTACATCTAACTCTACGTCCATTTTGTAGTTGGCCCTTTGTTGCCAACGATCAGGTTGTGCGAAACCTATCAAGCTAAATGTGCATAATACTGCTGCGAAAAAATACTGCTTCATGGGAATGAAAGTTCCTCTTTTATTTGTTAATCAAGTTGATCACGCAAAATACAAAAGAAAACACTTCGATGGATAGTTAACAGTGCTTTCTCATTTAAATTTGATGTAATCAATATTAATTTTTTATTTTTTTAATTGAATTAAGTCAGGAGTGTTTTTAATTCTTCGATTTTTTGATGACGGGCAACGGAAAAAGTCATTACATCGACCACTTCTAACTTTTCTAAAATCATTAATGCTGATTCTAGAAATTTAGGGTCATTTTCTATTTTTCCTTTGATAATGAGTGCGTCTACTAAAAGCTCAATTTCATTGTACCTAAGTTTGGGTGATAGATCCATTACCTTCAGTGCCATTTCCTTGGCATCATCTTCTTGGTCTATTTGTACAATTTCTTTTAAATATTTTTCTACTGAAGTAGCAACTTCTTCTCTATATTTTACCCAATCAAGACCTTGAAAACGAAGTATCATTTTCTCTAAATCTTTGATCAGTCTTTTGATATAATCTCTTTTGTCTTGTAACATGTTTATTCCGTGAATGTGAATAACAAGTTAGCAAAGAAATTCCATATTACGACGACACCAATAGCAACTACTTTGGCTAAATAAAAGTTCATCTTCACTTTTTCATGAAGGATCCAAATAATAGCATTACTAAATAGAAGTCCTACAAGTGATACCGAGAAGAATTTTATATACTGAACACCAACATCTGTTGCATTACTCTCAAATGTCCAAATTCTATTTAAGATATAGTTGGATGTTGCCGCAAAAATAAAACCTAAGCTATTGGCTAAATATTTATGTCCTTTTAGTATATCCTTAACTAAATAAGTAATACCGAAGTCCACAAATAGACCTGAAAAACCCACCATACCAAATTTGATGAATTTCCAAAACAAGACCTCTCCTTGCATTTCTCTTATTTTAAAAAAATCGAAGAATAAATCAGTTTGATTGAACTAGAAAAATAGATGAAATTTACATTTCAAACAAAAAAGTAAATGATGAATAGTTAACTACCCATCATTTACTTTTATCTATAATTACTTGCTTCTGCGACGACGGTCACGGTCTCCACCGCCACCACCTTGACGGCGACGATCTCCACCTCTGTAACCTCCACCACCTCCGCGGCGGTCACCTCCGTTGAATGGTCTTCTACGACCTCCGCCACCACGACGACGGTCTCCACCGCCACCACCAGTGTTAGAAACTTCAACATCAATCTTACGGCCTTTGAAATCTAATTTGCTCATTCCACCGACAACATCTGTTTCTCTACCTTCTTTTAATTCAAAGAATGAGAAATTCTGCTTAAGATCGATTCGTCCAATATCAATACGGTCACCTTGTACACCTTTGTTGATTAAATCAATAAGGTCTTTTGGTCTAATTTCATCACGCTTACCAAGGTTAATAAAGAATCTTGTAAAGCCTGATTCAGCATTTCTACGATTATTCTCACCTCTTTCGCGGCTGTTTGTATGATCTCTTCTGTCAGGAACATTAAGATCTCTAGCCCCTCTGTAGTAATCTAAGAAGCGGTTAAACTCTAAAGCAACAAATCTGTTGATGATTTCTTCTCTGCTTAGGTCTTCTAACTTCTCGTATACTTTTGGTAAGTATGCAGCAATTTCATCTTCTTCCATTGCAACGTCATGGATTCTATCCACTAGGTGGAATAACTGACGCTCACAAATTTGAGGACCTGTTGGTACAGGATCCATAATGAAACTTTGCTTTAATACTCTTTCGATAGATCTTAAACGGTGCTTCTCACGCATGTGGATAATTGCAATTGAAGTACCATCTCTACCAGCTCTACCTGTACGACCTGAACGGTGATTGTACGTTTCGATATCATCAGGTAAGTTGTAGTTAATTACGTGTGAAAGGTCATTTACATCAAGACCTCTAGCTGCTACGTCAGTTGCTACAAGTAATTGTAGTGTTCTCTGACGGAACTTACCCATTACATAATCACGTTGTGCTTGAGACAAGTCGCCATGTAATGCATCCGCATTGTAACCATCTTGCATCAATCTTTCTGCAACGTCTTTAGTTTCTTGACGTGTTCTACAGAAAACGATACCATAAATATTTGGATTGTAGTCTACAATACGCTTAAGTGCTTCATAACGATCACTAGCTTTTACAGAGTAGCAATAATGTTTTACATTTTTGTTACCTGTATTTTTTGTACCTACAGTTACTTCTTTTGGTTCAGACATATAGTTTGAAGCAATTCTAGCTACCTCTTTAGGCATAGTTGCTGAGAATAACCAAACGTTTTTGTCTTCTGGAGTTCCTTCTAAGATTGCATCAAGCTCATCTTTGAAACCCATTTTCAACATTTCATCAGCTTCATCAAGAACTACTGTCTCTACTTGAGAAATGTCTGCTTTACCTCTTTTTAAAAGGTCATCCATACGACCTGGAGTTGCTACAATTACATGAGCTCCTCTTTTGATCTGACGGATTTGTTGGTCAATTGGAGAGCCACCATATACAGCTACTACTCTTAAACCAGGAATTTGTTTTGAAAAATTTTCTAAGTCTCTTGCGATCTGAAGTCCCAATTCACGTACGGGACATAATACTAACCCTTGCGTTCTTTTATCTGATACATCAACGCGATGTAATAGAGGCAAGCCGAAAGCTGCAGTTTTTCCAGTACCTGTTTGAGCTAGACCTACCAAGTCTGTTTCCTCCGTTAAAAGAGTTGGAATTACTTCTTCTTGGATTGGTGTTGGTTGTTCAAAACCGAGCTCAGAAACAGCGTCTAATAACTCTTGCTTCAGCCCTAATTCACTAAATTTTGCCATGTTGTGTTTTTTAGAACGCTTCCCTCCTTACAATGCTATGTTTGTAGCGGACTAGCTACAACTATGAGATGCGGATAAAAGCGCTAACGAATTTTATCTAATAGGCCACAAAGGTAATTGTTTTATTATTGGTTTTAGGTCTAAGCTTCACAATCGTTTGTTTTTCAGTAAAATTATTGGCAAAATTTTTCCTTATTAACAAAAAAAGGCCTCTTCTGAGGCCCTTCATTAATCAAATATTTTCAAAAGGTAACTGAAATTTCAGTTTTAACTAAAGCGTTGTTAATACACTACATCAGCAATAATTTCATAATTTTTATCACCTAATATCACAATTGATTGTGACCCTTTGAGTGTATAACGCTGAAGCATCTCATTCTCATCAAAAACTAATTCACCATTTTTTTCTGTTTCAAACAATGAATTATCTGTTCTGATTTTGAAAGAAACATTTAAGATTTTTCCTTCTGTATTTTTTTTCAATTCGAGCCAACGGACACTTTCTCTTGGTCCACTTGCTTCGTACCTTGTGATATGGTTTTTACCCTCCTCTTTTTTTATGACAGCATAACTATCTTTAAAAATCGGACGATTAATATCTGCTTCTGCAAAAATTTCTAATTCATTCTCCCAATCAATTTCATCAGAAGATATCACATTCTTTTTACCATCATATTCTACCTCTTTGTTCACTTTTGCTGATGAAGACGCTAAAGCTGTAGAAGTGTTTTCAATAATTTCCTTCAAATCAAAATAATAAACTTGATCTTGCTTATCGAAGGTCTCTAGTTGTGAACAATTGGTTAGTAAACTGATGCTAGTAATAATTAGGCTGATTCTAACGAACAAATGCATAAATAATAATTAAGTTAAGCTTGTGTTTATTTTACCAAAAAACCTCTATATGTCTTTTTCCTGTCCATAAAGTAGTGCTTTCAGCTTTTTTCACTTTTTTGATCTTCCATGAATCTCTTTCCAAATATATAAATTCCTGCTTAATAACAATAGTATTCTCTTTCTTATGAAACAAAACGGCCATACTATGTTCTTCAGGAATAGCCCCCAAAGTAATTTTTTTCTTACCTGTTGCTTTTAACTCTTTAACTACTGATTTAGGTTTCTCTTCTTTTAGAAGCTGCATTGCTTTTCCTGCATCAGGAACTCCGTAGCCAATATAATTATTAGCATATGGATATAAACTGGATGACTCAATAATCGCTTCTTTAATTTCTTCTGCACTAGCTTCTGGCTGATATTGCCATAAACAAGCTGCTAAACCTGTAATAACTGGTGCTGAAAAAGATGTCCCAAATAAAGAATAGCATGAGACTTCAGGCTTCACATACGGTAGCGTTTTTGGACCAATACTACTGTAGCTAGCTTTAGATCCACTCTTTGTCGTCGCTCCAACACTCAGTACTCCTTTAGCATCTGCCGGAGCACTTATCACTTTCCATGCATTGTTATCACCTTCGTTTCCTGCGGACAATATGAGTAATACTCCTTTATTTTCTACAGCAAACTCCGCTGCTTGAGTAACCATACTTGTTTTTCCATCCATTTCCTTAGGAGAGTAATTATCTGAAGGATCATCAAAACCATTGGTATAACCTAAAGAACTATTGATCAATTTCACTTGCAATGAATCAACCATCCATTCTAATGCTGCAATCCAATTTTCTTCATCTGTCCTCGTTTCCGAATCGCCATGATCCGTTCTTGCTAAGTAAAATGAAGAATGATCTGCCAAACCATAACGCATATTTCCTTCTTTTCCAGCAATCATACGTAAAACTGTCGTTCCATGGCTATCACTTCCTGTTTCTTTAGTGAAATAAAAAGAGGTCTCATGTCTATCTGGAGTTATAAAATCTCTAAATCCTTTTACCCTTCCTTCATCAAACAATGTTTTTAGGTAATCGTTCTTTTTAGCATTCCAGAAACCTGCATCAATTACACCAACTGCTACTCCTTCTCCATTCAGTTGTTCTTCATATAATGGATCTGGTTTTAATTGTTTGATGGCATAAGCCGCTTGTTGCTTCTGTTCCTTTAAAGTTTCCTCAGTACTTGTTACTCCTAACTTCCATTGTGTATTGACTGATCGAACTTCTTTGATAAAAGACAGTGATTTTAGATATTTCGCATCTGATTTTGAAACATGGTCTACCGTTACAGCATTCAACCAATTGGATACTGTTTCTTCTTGAAAGCCTATATTATTTAAACTATCAAGATAATTTTGGCAAACTGATTGGTTAAAAAAATCTAACTTTTCAGTATCACATTTATCTTGAAAAATGATCCAATAGCGCTCTGATTCTTCAGAAAAAGCACTTGTATTGATCATTAAGCAAGAAAATAGCAAAAAGAGTGTATTTAATAATGAACTCGATGAGTAAAAAATATTCATCGGTTTCTTCAGTCTATTAGTCATGTAGTTTTAAAAAATCAATGGAAGAAGTAAATTCGAATTCAAAGTAAAATAAATAAATAAAATCATATAAACACATAGTTTCCGATGAGATACGATAAAATCGATCAAAACTTGTTTATTGAGAACCGTAAACGCTTCGTTGAACGTTTAAAACCAAATTCTGTTGCGGTTTTCAATTCTAACGACATCATGCCAACAAGTGCTGATGGTACTATGCCTTTCATCCAACATACTGACATCTTCTACCTAAGTGGTATCGATCAAGAAAAAAGTATCTTGGTAATTAACCCAGATGCGAAAGACCCTGCCCATAGAGAAATCCTATTCCTTATTGAAACTAATGAGGAGATTGCTATCTGGGAAGGTGCAAAACTAACGAAAGAGCAAGCAACTGAAGTTTCTGGTATAGAAACAGTTTTCTGGTTGTCTGAGTTCAATACTATCTTCAAAGGTTTGGTA is from Flammeovirga agarivorans and encodes:
- a CDS encoding S8 family serine peptidase yields the protein MNIFYSSSSLLNTLFLLFSCLMINTSAFSEESERYWIIFQDKCDTEKLDFFNQSVCQNYLDSLNNIGFQEETVSNWLNAVTVDHVSKSDAKYLKSLSFIKEVRSVNTQWKLGVTSTEETLKEQKQQAAYAIKQLKPDPLYEEQLNGEGVAVGVIDAGFWNAKKNDYLKTLFDEGRVKGFRDFITPDRHETSFYFTKETGSDSHGTTVLRMIAGKEGNMRYGLADHSSFYLARTDHGDSETRTDEENWIAALEWMVDSLQVKLINSSLGYTNGFDDPSDNYSPKEMDGKTSMVTQAAEFAVENKGVLLILSAGNEGDNNAWKVISAPADAKGVLSVGATTKSGSKASYSSIGPKTLPYVKPEVSCYSLFGTSFSAPVITGLAACLWQYQPEASAEEIKEAIIESSSLYPYANNYIGYGVPDAGKAMQLLKEEKPKSVVKELKATGKKKITLGAIPEEHSMAVLFHKKENTIVIKQEFIYLERDSWKIKKVKKAESTTLWTGKRHIEVFW
- a CDS encoding GtrA family protein, translated to MQGEVLFWKFIKFGMVGFSGLFVDFGITYLVKDILKGHKYLANSLGFIFAATSNYILNRIWTFESNATDVGVQYIKFFSVSLVGLLFSNAIIWILHEKVKMNFYLAKVVAIGVVVIWNFFANLLFTFTE
- a CDS encoding DEAD/DEAH box helicase, whose protein sequence is MAKFSELGLKQELLDAVSELGFEQPTPIQEEVIPTLLTEETDLVGLAQTGTGKTAAFGLPLLHRVDVSDKRTQGLVLCPVRELGLQIARDLENFSKQIPGLRVVAVYGGSPIDQQIRQIKRGAHVIVATPGRMDDLLKRGKADISQVETVVLDEADEMLKMGFKDELDAILEGTPEDKNVWLFSATMPKEVARIASNYMSEPKEVTVGTKNTGNKNVKHYCYSVKASDRYEALKRIVDYNPNIYGIVFCRTRQETKDVAERLMQDGYNADALHGDLSQAQRDYVMGKFRQRTLQLLVATDVAARGLDVNDLSHVINYNLPDDIETYNHRSGRTGRAGRDGTSIAIIHMREKHRLRSIERVLKQSFIMDPVPTGPQICERQLFHLVDRIHDVAMEEDEIAAYLPKVYEKLEDLSREEIINRFVALEFNRFLDYYRGARDLNVPDRRDHTNSRERGENNRRNAESGFTRFFINLGKRDEIRPKDLIDLINKGVQGDRIDIGRIDLKQNFSFFELKEGRETDVVGGMSKLDFKGRKIDVEVSNTGGGGGDRRRGGGGRRRPFNGGDRRGGGGGYRGGDRRRQGGGGGDRDRRRRSK